ATGCCGGCCGACGGCTGGCGGCTGCGGCCCGGGCTGGCCGGCGCCCGGCCGGACGGGAGCGGCTGGTCGCCGCGGTTCCTGGTCCGGACGGTCGAGGTCGCCGGCGACGGCAGCTGGGCCGCGGTCGCGGCCGAGGACCCCGAGGCCGGGCTGGCCCTGGTCACGCGGCTGCGGCTGCATCCCTCGGGGGTCCTTGAGGCCGGCCACACCCTCCGCAACCTGGGCGACGGGCCCTATCTGGTCACACAGCTCGGGGTCAGCCTGCCCCTGCCGGCCCGGGCGGTGGAGCTGCTCGACCTGACCGGCCGGTGGTGCCGCGAGCGCATCCCCCAGCGGCACCCGCTGCCCCACGGCGCCTGGGTGCGCGAGGGCCGCCACGGGCGCACCGGCCACGACGCCACCCTGGTCCTGGCCGCCGGCAGCCCCGGGTTCGGGTTCCGCTCCGGCGAGGTCTGGGGGATCCACCTGGGCTGGAGCGGGGACGCGGTCCACTGGGCGGAGCGCAACGCCGACGGCCACGCCGGGATCGGCGCGGCCGAGCTGCTCGGCCCCTCCGAGGTGGCCCTCGGCCCCGGCGAGTCGTACGCCACCCCGCCCGTGTACGCCAGCTACAGCGCCGACGGCCTGGACGGCCTCAGCGCCGCCTACCACCGCTTCCTGCGCGACCGGCCGTCCCACCCGCGCACGCCCCGGCCGGTCGTGCTCAACACCTGGGAGGCCGTCTACTTCGACCACCGCCTGGAGCGGCTCACCGCCCTGGCCGACGTGGCCGCCCGCCTCGGGGTCGAGCGGTTCGTGCTCGACGACGGCTGGTTCGGCAACCGCCGCAACGACACCGCCGGGCTCGGCGACTGGTACGTGGCCGCCGACGTCTGGCCGGACGGCCTCAACCCGCTGATCGGCCACGTCCGGAAGCTGGGCATGGAGTTCGGGCTGTGGGTCGAGCCGGAGATGGTCAACCCCGACTCCGACCTGTTCCGGGCCCACCCCGACTGGGTCCTGTCCGGGTCGGGCCAGCCAGGGCGGCTGCCCCAGCCGTGGCGCCACCAGCAGGTGCTCGACCTGGCCAACCCCGACTGCTACGCCTTCATCCGCGACCGGCTGGACGCGCTGCTGGGCGAGCACGACATCGCCTTCCTCAAGTGGGATCACAACCGCGACCTGGTCGAGGCCGGCCACGCCGGCCGGCCCGGCGTCCACGCCCAGACCCTGGCCACCTACCGGCTGCTGGACGAGCTGCGCGCCCGCCACCCGGGGGTGGAGATCGAGAGCTGCGCCTCGGGCGGGGGCCGGGTCGACCTGGGGATCCTCGGCCGCACCGACCGGGTCTGGGCCAGCGACACCAACGACGCCCTGGAGCGCCAGCCCATCCAGCGCTGGACCCAGCTGCTGGTCCCGCCCGAGCTGGTCGGCAGCCACGTCGGCCCGCCCAAGGCCCACACCACCGGCCGCGTCCACACCCTCGCCTTCCGGGTGGCCACGGCGCTGTTCGGCCACTTCGGCATCGAGTGGGACATCGCCTCGGCCTCGGCCTCCGAGCAGGCGGCCCTGGCCGAGGCGATCGCCTTCTACAAGCAGACGCGGCCGCTGCTCCACAGCGGCCAGGTGGTGCGGGCCGACCATCCCAACCCGGCCGCCTACCTGCACGGGGTGGTGGCCCCCGACCGCGCCGAGGCGCTGTTCGCCTACGTGCAGCTCACCAGCTCGGCCTACGAGACGCCGGGCCTGGCCCGGCTGCCCGGCCTGGACCCGGGCCGCGCCTACCGGGTCGAGCCGGTGCCGGTCGCGGGCGAGCCCGAGACCAAGCAGGCGGTGGCCCCGGCATGGCTGGAGGCGGGCGGGGTCACCCTCGGCGGCCTGGCCCTGGCCGAGGTCGGCCTGCCCCTGCCGGTGCTCCGGCCCGAGCAGGCCCTGCTGCTCCACGTCACCGGCGCATGACGGGGGAGCGGCTCGGCCTGGGCGCGGGGGCGCTGCCCCCGCGGGCCTGGGCGGCCTCCGACGCCCGGTCGCTGGACCTGTCGGGGCAGTGGCGGTTCCGGTTGTCGCCCCGGGCCGGCGCCGGCACCGGCTTCGCCGACCCCAGCTTCGACGACGCCGGCTGGGCGACCCTGCCGGTGCCGTCCCACTGGCAGCTCCAGGGCTACGGCGGCCCCGCCTACACCAACGTCCGCTACCCGTTCCCGGTCGACCCGCCGCACGTCCCCGACGAGAACCCGACCGGGGACTACCGGCTCCGGTTCCGGCTGCCGGCCGGCTGGGACGCCGAGCGGACCGTGCTGCGGTTCGAGGGGGCCGACTCGTTCCTGCGGGTCTGGCTGAACGGCCAGGAGCTGGGCAGCTCGACCGGGAGCCGGCTGCCGGCCGAGTTCGACGCCACCGCCGCCCTGTACGCCCCCGGGGAGGACAACCTGCTGGCCGCTCGGGTGCAGCAGTGGTCGGCGGCCAGCTACCTGGAGGACCAGGACATGTGGTGGCTGTCCGGGATCTTCCGCGAGGTGCGGCTGCTGGCCCGCCCGGCCGGGGGGATCGACGACCACTTCGTGCACGCCGGCTACGACCACGAGACAGGCGCCGGCACCCTCCGGGTCGACGCCGGCGTGCCGGCCCGGGTCACCGTGCCCGAGCTGGGGGTGGACGCGGCCGCGGGGGAGGTGGTCCGGATCCCGGCCGTGGAGCCGTGGTCGGCCGAGTCGCCCCGGCTGTACGACGGCCAGCTGGCCACCGCGACCGAGCGGGTGGCGCTGCGGATCGGCTTCCGCACCGTCGCCGTGGCCGGCGGGGTCCTGACCGTCAACGGCCGGCGGGTGCTGTTCCGCGGGGCCAACCGGCACGAGTTCCACCCCGACCGGGGCCGGGCCGTCGGCGAGGACGTCATGGAGGCCGACGTCCTCCTGATGAAGCGCCACAACCTCAACGCCGTCCGGACCAGCCACTACCCGCCCCACCCACGGTTCCTGGAGCTGTGCGACAGCTACGGGCTGTATGTGGTCGACGAGTGCGACCTGGAGACCCACGGGTTCGAGCCGCTCGGCTGGCGGGGCAACCCGGCCGACGACCCCCGCTGGCGCGACGCCCTGGTGGACCGGATGGCCCGCATGGTCGAGCGGGACAAGAACCGTCCCAGCGTGGTCATGTGGTCGCTCGGCAACGAGAGCGGCCGCGGCCGCAACCTGGCCGCCATGGCCGAGTGGGCGCGGCGGCGCGACCCGTCGCGGCCGCTCCACTACGAGGGCGACTGGTCGTGCCCGGACGTCGACGTCTACAGCCGCATGTACCCGACCCACGCCGAGGTCGACGCCATCGGCCGCCGCGAGGAGGCCCCGCTCGACGACCCCGGGCTGGACGCCCGGCGCCGGGCCATGCCGTTCCTCCTCTGCGAGTACGGTCATGCCATGGGCAACGGGCCCGGCGGCCTCTGGGAGTACCAGGAGCTGTTCGAGCGGTACGAACGCTGCCAGGGCGGGTTCGTGTGGGAGTGGATCGACCACGGCCTGCGTTCCGGCACCGCCGACGGCCGCGAGTACTTCGCCTACGGCGGCGACTTCGGCGAGCCCCTCCACGACGGCAACTTCGTCGCCGACGGGCTGCTGTTCCCCGACCGCACGCCCTCGCCGGGTCTGGCCGAGCTCAAGAAGGTGGTCGAGCCGGTCCGCATCACCCCCGACCCGGCCGGTGGCGTCCGGGTCGCCAACCTCCACGACGTCCGCGACCTCTCCCACCTGTCGTTCGAGTGGCACCTGGAGGAGGAGGGCGTCGAGGTCGCCGCCGGCCACCTGGAGGTCCCACCCGTCGACGCCGGATCGGCCACCACCGTCCCCCTCCCGCCCCTCCCCACCACCGCCCGCGAGACCTGGCTGACCGTCCGCGCCGTCCTGGCCACCGACCACCCCTGGGCCCCGGCCGGCCACGAGATCGCCTGGGGGCAGGTCCACCTGGAGCCGCGCCGCACCCCCCCGGTTCCGGGCCAGGTCCCCCGGTGGGGGAGCGTGGCCCAACCAAACGAGGAGGTGCCGGGGGCGGTCCACAGCCCCGGGGCCCCGCACCCACCGCCCCGGGGGCAGGACCCGCAACCGCTGGTGGTTGGACCCGGGACCTTCGACGCGGCCTCCGGAAGGCTGGTGCGGGTCGGGGAAATCGACGTGGACGGGCCGGTGCTGGACCTGTGGCGGGCGCCGACCGACAACGACCAGGGGCACCACGGGGAGGCGCTGGCGCCGGTGTGGCGGCGGGTCGGGCTGCACCGGTTGCGGCACCGGGTGGACGGGGTCGCGCTGGAGGGCGACGGCCTGGTGGTGCGGTCCCGGGTGGCGCCGGCCGCGACCGACCTGGGGGTGGCGGTCGCCTACCGGTGGTCGGTGGTGGAGGGCGGGCTGCGGCTGGAGGTGGAGGCCGTGCCCGAGGGGGACTGGCCCTGCCCGTGGCCGCGGCTGGGGCTGCGGATGGCGGTGCCGGCCGGGTTCCGGAAGGTCGAGTGGTTCGGCCGCGGGCCCGGCGAGGCCTACGCCGACACCGGCCGGGCGGCCCGGGTCGGCCGCTTCGCGGCCACGGTGGCGGAGCTCCAGACCCCGTACCTGTATCCGCAGGAGAACGGCAACCGCCGCGACGTGCGCTGGGCCACCGTGGGCGACGGCGGCGGGCGCGGGATCCGGTTCGAGGGCGAGCCGACCTTCGACCTGACCGTCCGGCCCTGGACCAGCGAGCAGCTCGACCAGGCCCGCCACCCCACCGACCTCGTCCCCGGCGACCGTGTCTGGGTCAACCTCGACCTCGCCCAGCAGGGGATCGGCTCGGCCTCCTGCGGCCCCGGCGTCCTCCCCGCCTACCGGCTCGACCCGGCCCCGGCGACCTTCGCGGTCCGGCTGCTCCCCGCTCGGGAAGGCCCGATGAGGTGACGACCGTCGGCGAGGGCGTCGAGCCGGCTCCCGGCGCCCGCTCCCTGGGACTGATCATGGCCGCCCTGGTGCTGGTGCGGCGGCGCTGGCCCCTGGGCGTGCTGCTCGCCTCGGCCGTGGCCCTGCAGCTCTACGGCCTGACCAACTACCCGGGCATCCCTCGCGGTGCCGCTGTCGGTCGCCGTGGCGACCGCCTGGGCGGCCGGGCACCAGCGCTGGACCCTGGCCGTCGTCGCCTGGTTCGTGGTCGCGCCCTTCGCGTACCTCCTGTACCAGCTCGAGGCGGAGACCGAGCCGCTGATGCCGCTGCTGAACGGGACCGTGCAGAGCGCCGCCATGTTCGCCGCCGTGCTGATCCTCGGGGAGGCGATGCGCAACCGTCGCGCCCTGGACCGGGCGAACCGCCTGCTCCGGGCCGAGCAGGACCGCTCCGAGCAGCTGCTGCGCAACGTCCTCCCGGGCCCGATCGCCGACCGGCTCAAGCGGGGCGAGGAGGTCATCGCCGACGGGTTCCCGGAGGTCACGGTGCTCTTCGCCGATCTCGTGGACTTCACCCGGCGCAGCCAGCGCAGCAGCCCGGAACGGGTGGTGTGGGTCCTGGACGACCTGTTCTCGGCCCTGGACCGGCTGGCCGAGCGCCACGGGCTGGAGAAGATCAAGACCATCGGCGACGCCTACATGGTGGTCGGGGGCCTGCCCGAGCCCCGGCCCGACCATGCCCAGGCGGTGGCCGAGATGGCCCTGGCCCTGCGCGAGGAGGTCCCCCGGCACCGCGACCCGGACGGCCGGCCGCTGGCCGTGCGCGTCGGCATCGACACCGGCCCGGTGGTGGCCGGGGTGATCGGCCGGCGCAAGTTCAGCTACGACCTGTGGGGCGACACCGTCAACACGGCCAGCCGGATGGAGTCGCGCGGGCTGCCCGGGTGCATCCAGGTGACGGAACGGACCTACCGGCGGCTCCGCGACCGCTACCGCTTCCAGCGGCGGGGGCCGATCCAGGTCAAGGGCAAGGGGACACAGGACACTTGGTTCCTGGTCGCCCGGGCGGTCAGGCCCGCTGAGGCTCAGGGCGCGAGCCCACCGAGAACTCGGTCCCGAACGGGTCGGTGATGGTGGCCAGGCGCCCGTAGACGAAATCCTCGGGTGTGCCGGCGGTGCCGCCGGCCTCGGCGGCGCGGGCGACCGCGGCGTCGGTGTCGGCCACCTCGAACAGGGTCGTCCAGCCCGACGACACGCCGGGGACGCCCATGATCCCGCCGATCTCGTGACCGTCGGGTCGGCGCAGGAAGGTGAAGTCGAAGTCCGGCAGGTCCGGGTTGCCGTCGAGGGTGAAGCCGAACACGGCCGCATAGAACGCCCGGGCCGGTTCGGGGTCGGGGGTCACCAGGTCGTTGCGGAGCAGCGACCCGGGCTCGTTCACGACCTCGCAGCCGACATGGCCGCGGCCCTCCCAGAGCCCGAACTGCGCCCCCACCGGGTCCTTGACGATCGCCATGCGGCCCTGGTCGGGGAAGTCCGTCGGCTCCAGCACGACGGTCCCGCCGGCGTCGGTGACGCGCCGGACGGTGGCGTCGCAGTCGCCGGTGGCCAGGTACATGTTCCACCAGAACGCGGTCGCCGCCGGGTCGGGGTTCTCGGCCAGGGCGGCGACCCGCCGCCCGCCCAGGAGGCACTGGGTGTAGCGCATCATCTCCGGCGGCCCGACCTCGAAGTCCCAGCCGAACAGGGCGCCGTAGAACGCCATCGCCTGCTCCAGGTCGGGGATGCCCAGGTCGATCCAGGTCGGGGTGCCGTCGGGCTGGTTCTCGGTGACGAAGCTCATCGCGCGCTCCTCGGCGTCCGGTTCGGCCCCGGGTCGCTCAACCCGGGCTGGCCGCTGGTCGATCAGACCACCATGACCACGCCCGGAGTCTCCCACCCTTCCCCGACGGCGGCCGAGCCCAACCTCCTGCTGACCTGCCGCGGTTGTCGGCGGTTGGGGACTATGGAAGTCTCTGGCCATGCCACGGGTAGCGCACGGGTCGTCGGCCACGCCTGAGCAGCTCCGCCAGGCCCACGCGGCCCTGGCCAGCCGGGCCGCCGAGGTCGAGCTGGGCTTCGCCGTCGCCGCCCCGGCCACCCTGCAGGACTTCGACTTCCTCTTCCCCGAGCTCCAGGACGACGACGCCAACCTGCTGCCCCGGTCGGCGGCCACCGTCAAGCGGCTCAAGGAGCTCGGCCGGACCATGGTCGACCCGGGCGCCGCCACCGGCGACGGCGTCGTCCCGGCCATCTACACCTACTTCGGCCAGTTCGTCGACCACGACATCACCTTCGAGACCAGCTCCTTCACCACCGGCATGCTGCTGGCGCCGAACCTGGCCCCGCTCCCGGTGGCCCGGATCCGCGACGACCTCAAGAACCTGCGCACGGCCAGCCTGGAGCTGGACAGCCTGTACGGCCCGCCGGCCCCCCGCGACCCGGCCGACCACGACCGGATGCTGATCGGGAAGGTGACCGGGCTCAACGGGACGGCCCCGCCCCTGAAGCGGCCGCCGGGCAAGGGCGACGACAACGACCTGCCCCGGGAGCCGCGCAACGCCGACCCGCTCCGCGACCGGGCGGCCCGCATCGGCGACCCGCGCAACGACGAGAACCTGATCGTCGCCCAGCTCCACCTGGCCTTCCTCAAGGCCCACAACCGCCTGGTCGACCAGGGCCGCAGCTTCGAGGAGGCGCGGCGGCTGGTCCGCCAGCACTACCAGCACATCGTGCTCCACGACTTCCTCAAGCGGGTCGCCGACCCGGCGATCGTGGACGGGGTCATCAGCGGCGGCAACCGCTTCTACGACGCCCTCGGCGAGCCGTTCTTCCTGCCGCTCGAGTTCACCGTGGCCGGGTTCCGCTTCGGTCACACCATGGTCCGCGACACCTACGACTTCAACCTCAACTTCGACCCGGCGTCGCTGGGGCTGCTGTTCACCTTCACCGCCCTCAGCGGCGAGCTGGGCGACTTCGACACCCTGCCCGACAACTGGATCATCCAGTGGGAGCGCTTCATCGCCCCCGGCGGCGGCAAGAACAAGGCCCGGCGGTTCGACACCAAGCTGGCCGACGGCCTGTTCCAGCTCCAGACGGTCACCGGCCAGCTGGAGCAGCCGGCCGACGCCGCCAACCTGGCCGTCCGCAACCTGCTGCGCGGCTACGGGCTGCGCATGCCCACCGGGCAGGCCCTGGCCGGGCGGCTGGGGCTGCCGGCCCTGACCGCGACCCAGCTCGAGGCGGCCGCGGCCAGCACCCGCCAGGCCAAGGTGCTGCGCGACGCCGGGTTCCTGGAGCGGACGCCGCTCTGGTACTACCTGCTGGCCGAGGCCCGCCACGGCGGCGGCCAGCGTCT
Above is a genomic segment from Actinomycetota bacterium containing:
- a CDS encoding alpha-galactosidase translates to MSPPGELQLRAGGVSLVLDARAGAGSPLPVVLHWGPDLGENLDGDALAGALVPAAAHSAIDRPVRRRLLPMPADGWRLRPGLAGARPDGSGWSPRFLVRTVEVAGDGSWAAVAAEDPEAGLALVTRLRLHPSGVLEAGHTLRNLGDGPYLVTQLGVSLPLPARAVELLDLTGRWCRERIPQRHPLPHGAWVREGRHGRTGHDATLVLAAGSPGFGFRSGEVWGIHLGWSGDAVHWAERNADGHAGIGAAELLGPSEVALGPGESYATPPVYASYSADGLDGLSAAYHRFLRDRPSHPRTPRPVVLNTWEAVYFDHRLERLTALADVAARLGVERFVLDDGWFGNRRNDTAGLGDWYVAADVWPDGLNPLIGHVRKLGMEFGLWVEPEMVNPDSDLFRAHPDWVLSGSGQPGRLPQPWRHQQVLDLANPDCYAFIRDRLDALLGEHDIAFLKWDHNRDLVEAGHAGRPGVHAQTLATYRLLDELRARHPGVEIESCASGGGRVDLGILGRTDRVWASDTNDALERQPIQRWTQLLVPPELVGSHVGPPKAHTTGRVHTLAFRVATALFGHFGIEWDIASASASEQAALAEAIAFYKQTRPLLHSGQVVRADHPNPAAYLHGVVAPDRAEALFAYVQLTSSAYETPGLARLPGLDPGRAYRVEPVPVAGEPETKQAVAPAWLEAGGVTLGGLALAEVGLPLPVLRPEQALLLHVTGA
- a CDS encoding glycoside hydrolase family 2 TIM barrel-domain containing protein — translated: MTGERLGLGAGALPPRAWAASDARSLDLSGQWRFRLSPRAGAGTGFADPSFDDAGWATLPVPSHWQLQGYGGPAYTNVRYPFPVDPPHVPDENPTGDYRLRFRLPAGWDAERTVLRFEGADSFLRVWLNGQELGSSTGSRLPAEFDATAALYAPGEDNLLAARVQQWSAASYLEDQDMWWLSGIFREVRLLARPAGGIDDHFVHAGYDHETGAGTLRVDAGVPARVTVPELGVDAAAGEVVRIPAVEPWSAESPRLYDGQLATATERVALRIGFRTVAVAGGVLTVNGRRVLFRGANRHEFHPDRGRAVGEDVMEADVLLMKRHNLNAVRTSHYPPHPRFLELCDSYGLYVVDECDLETHGFEPLGWRGNPADDPRWRDALVDRMARMVERDKNRPSVVMWSLGNESGRGRNLAAMAEWARRRDPSRPLHYEGDWSCPDVDVYSRMYPTHAEVDAIGRREEAPLDDPGLDARRRAMPFLLCEYGHAMGNGPGGLWEYQELFERYERCQGGFVWEWIDHGLRSGTADGREYFAYGGDFGEPLHDGNFVADGLLFPDRTPSPGLAELKKVVEPVRITPDPAGGVRVANLHDVRDLSHLSFEWHLEEEGVEVAAGHLEVPPVDAGSATTVPLPPLPTTARETWLTVRAVLATDHPWAPAGHEIAWGQVHLEPRRTPPVPGQVPRWGSVAQPNEEVPGAVHSPGAPHPPPRGQDPQPLVVGPGTFDAASGRLVRVGEIDVDGPVLDLWRAPTDNDQGHHGEALAPVWRRVGLHRLRHRVDGVALEGDGLVVRSRVAPAATDLGVAVAYRWSVVEGGLRLEVEAVPEGDWPCPWPRLGLRMAVPAGFRKVEWFGRGPGEAYADTGRAARVGRFAATVAELQTPYLYPQENGNRRDVRWATVGDGGGRGIRFEGEPTFDLTVRPWTSEQLDQARHPTDLVPGDRVWVNLDLAQQGIGSASCGPGVLPAYRLDPAPATFAVRLLPAREGPMR
- a CDS encoding VOC family protein; this encodes MSFVTENQPDGTPTWIDLGIPDLEQAMAFYGALFGWDFEVGPPEMMRYTQCLLGGRRVAALAENPDPAATAFWWNMYLATGDCDATVRRVTDAGGTVVLEPTDFPDQGRMAIVKDPVGAQFGLWEGRGHVGCEVVNEPGSLLRNDLVTPDPEPARAFYAAVFGFTLDGNPDLPDFDFTFLRRPDGHEIGGIMGVPGVSSGWTTLFEVADTDAAVARAAEAGGTAGTPEDFVYGRLATITDPFGTEFSVGSRPEPQRA
- a CDS encoding LysM peptidoglycan-binding domain-containing protein, which produces MPRVAHGSSATPEQLRQAHAALASRAAEVELGFAVAAPATLQDFDFLFPELQDDDANLLPRSAATVKRLKELGRTMVDPGAATGDGVVPAIYTYFGQFVDHDITFETSSFTTGMLLAPNLAPLPVARIRDDLKNLRTASLELDSLYGPPAPRDPADHDRMLIGKVTGLNGTAPPLKRPPGKGDDNDLPREPRNADPLRDRAARIGDPRNDENLIVAQLHLAFLKAHNRLVDQGRSFEEARRLVRQHYQHIVLHDFLKRVADPAIVDGVISGGNRFYDALGEPFFLPLEFTVAGFRFGHTMVRDTYDFNLNFDPASLGLLFTFTALSGELGDFDTLPDNWIIQWERFIAPGGGKNKARRFDTKLADGLFQLQTVTGQLEQPADAANLAVRNLLRGYGLRMPTGQALAGRLGLPALTATQLEAAAASTRQAKVLRDAGFLERTPLWYYLLAEARHGGGQRLGPVGGTLVAEVLVGLVRRSEDSILRTPGWVPSLPAATAGRFELADLLRFAKVAGGGAAPRTYKVKKGDSLSLIAQKQLGDAGRWPELFVLNRAKIRHRDRLSVGQVLTLPGPTPIRPRPQLYKVKKGDTLSGIARSRLGDASRWPEIAKLNRDVVADPDEIAPGLVLVIVKG